In Ptychodera flava strain L36383 chromosome 6, AS_Pfla_20210202, whole genome shotgun sequence, the sequence CTTCTTCTGTACTGTGAATATGTGAACTATACAGAAGCAAATTCAGAACACAGACTAAATATTAAACAGAGATTGTGGAATCCCTTACATGTGAACTCTTCCCTCCCCCCCGGCCCCACTATATCTTCATTTGTTATTCTTTAATGATCTGTGTATCTTAGACCATATAGGTAGATAATTTGTTCTTTATTGTGGCAGCCCATGCTTCATCATTGTTTCTGTGTCTGTTTCCTTTGTCTTGCAGTGAAGCATTTCAAGATCGTCATTTCTCATGTGAACAGTGTTCAACTGTTGTCAGCGGAGGATTTGACTCAGAATCATCACAGGTACTTGTCACCATTATATCAGCCTATGAATTTGAAAGACAGAAAGCAGATGCAGCATGAGAAACGAGTGATCAGAGTATTTCCTTTGCAGGGCTTTATTGGTAAACTTGTGTTGACATCTCTTGTCACCATTATATCTGCTTGTAACAGTTTTGATGAAGTTTCCATGTgtctatgctatgctatgctttCCCTATGAATTGCACTGCACAAAATAAGAATTTCTTTTGCTGATTGAGGTTGCAAATTTCATGTTGCAAAGTTATCATCACTCTGTATCTTAAtagtcaaaattgtaaaaacttGAGTTGACTGTTACATGGccaagtaaaaaaaaatcaaaatgttaatGCAATCATGAAGATGTTGTTCAGCAGTAGCAGTTTGATGCCATCTTTCTGTCTTTTCAGATTGTTCTCTGTCAGAACAACATCCAAACTCAGGCAGGAATGGATCGTGTCCTCACTCATGAACTGATTCATGCCTTTGATCATTGTAGGGCAAAGGTCAACTGGAATGATGTCAGACACTTGGCGTGCAGTGAGGTGAGGCACTGGATGGGGCTTTATCAATCGGATTAAAATCACATGTGCAGATGGGTCAGTCTTTTGGTCAATGCAGTAATGCTAATGACCATAACGCTATTGCGCAAAAGACCAACCCATCTCTACCCCCCCAATTTTCACCAGATTGGGCTTATCAGATGCCAGAGCTGGGAGATCAATAGCAAGTAATGTGTGTGGCCATCCACTTTCAAACTGTTGTTTTTATCTAAAATTGTGACAAGTGGTTTCATCCACCTACTTAGTATTCCAAAGACTGTCTCTTCCCCCACAGGCACATGGAATGTTCACTGTGGTAtggacagaaaaaaaatggaaGGTATGACACAGTTTTGCCCTCCAGGCCAAGAATCCCATACAGCATGACATTTATGGTTGAATAAAGGGTCTAAGTCAGTAGCTATATATGTGTTGTATTTACTGGCTAAGTTTGAAATGTTTGGCCCAGGACTTAGTCACAATATTGGCTCAAAACCATTTAAGCATGGCTGTTGCATACTAACGTATGTAAGAGCAGCGTATTGTCAAAAATGGAAGTAAATTACAATTAGCATGCATAACACTGGGATACTAGCTATCTATGTATAGATGGTGATTATTTCACCATAAGCAATGAAAtacatcaaattttattgtCGTTACTGTCCCAGAGGACCAAACTGTGACATTCCTtaaaattaaagcaaaactGTGTGtttcatataaatatatactgTAACATGCCTTCCCCCTCTTTACATCATACTGGACACTCTAAGCACCTGTGGCACACCCTCACCCCCACCCCCTGTTTGGAGAGGAGTATTGAGGAACTGATTGTATCTCAGAGAAAATTTTAACATTACACCGCAATTTCACAGTGAAAGGGCTAAATTCAAATCGCACCTTTGCAATGAAAACCTGTTTCTCATTTTTGCCAAATGATCATTAATCACTGAATCAAAAGATGGTCAAATGCAAGGGTtactgaaaaatgttttttgatcATAAGATAAATGTATTGGCTGAAAATTTACGACTCTTTGAAATTCGAGATGATTCTTACCAGTATTCTCAGTGTTGACTAAGTCGAAAAACAGTGAATGTCTTGCTTTCCTTTTTACACAGAGCTTGTAAAAGTAGCAAAGAATTGCCAGTGCTTTGGGCTTTGAAGTTTTTGCTGAAAATCTGTCAGGGATGCAAATTGTTCTGGAATGTGGCAATCTTGTCTCATTATTGTAAAGGACTATGCAGTGTCCAGGAAGTTTTATTACGCATGTAAATTTTGTTAGGTTGATCACTCTCTCTCTGCCAGGAGAAGTCTGTTAGAAAATGTTGCTGGTCTCACAATTGCACCAAAAAACGTGTTTTTCTACTTTTCATGTGTGAACACTGTAGTGGATTGCAATTCGTAAAATACACTCTCGGGCACTACTCAGTTTCAGCTCAATGCAATACACAGTAAAACAAGAATCAGGACATTAATTTCGACCACAAGGGAAATGTACATCCTAATTGTTGATGACTAGTGAATGGAGATCCAGctatttcagagaaaataatCAGTTTCCAAGTACAGAGGTGGAGAAAGAATTGAGCGGTATGGGTAGCAGGCCAGAGTCAAGAATATAGATTGAAATTATATCCATTCTTTGGAGATACTGTATTTTGCTCTGAGTCAGTAGATTACTGTAGtctttataacacgccacatgttcattccgtgtcgcgattcgccagaatacgtcacgtgacgagaaaatagatacgtctagtccccatcgtatcgacaaaagtgacgtcagagggtattttttgaaaagctatttccctagggaaaaagttctgaccaaatttggaaaagtgcccggtcacgtgaccgtagtgtcctctgcagctttgcaacaatggcgggtgactagaacgtgatgtgcgtccgggataggtgacgacacattctctaaaacagattttccaacattttccaacattccaacagccgtaggaacttgaatagctcatcgacggaaaagattaaggtACAACTAAGGATGTGAGTCGCtgggtatgcttagaatattttttgaaagaaagtggtaccacgtacaactgaaagcgctgtggaaacatcgcccagtgaacttgtcaaaatggattgttgcggtgcaaaatataacaatacaacatgagcatgtggtgtgttataaaacacctatagcctggtctttattcgggctatagcgctcgtctattacccctcgtggccgtgagttaccagaaacacatcgctatacccctcggcctacggcctcagGGAATAGCAatatgtttctggtaacacacggcccctcggggtaatagacgggcgctatagccctcatgaccaggcaataggtgttttaGTAgtctgtatattttataaaaataatGGTGCACTTGTAGATGGAGAATATATACATTATAGTAGCATAATGATGAAGTATGGCTGAAGTATATTTTCCACAAGTATATAAcgtcaaaaattataaaattttaaagttacaaataaaCAGTGTGTTTCATATAAATTTTAATGAATCAAAGTGCCCCATGCCTATCTCAGTCCAGTAAGCTCAGTAAATGGAAAGTTGAAAACTTGGGCCGTAGACGTAAATGCTGGCATATGGTTTCATTATTTTCTTGGTGTAGATCCGAGCAGCAAACCTGAGTGGAGAGTGCTCCTTTGTCATGGAACATGTGGGAAGATTCCATAGAATGCAGTACGGTTTCATGAAACATCATCAGGTGGGTTGAACTAACTGCAAGAAAAAGCACAGATCAGTATCATGAGAGTTCAGCATGctcatttcaaaaaacaaaagtacAGTACCAGTCTCTGACAGAGCAGCATTGCTGGATGAAAAAACAGAAGTTACACTGATTGCGGACGATGAGGGCAGCATACAATGAATCCTCCATTGATAtgttaatatgtttttaattttgcaaatatatCTATGCTCAGGGAAGACATGACTTTATCATGGGACAATAAATTTTTCTCAATGAGTCATTGAAGTGAATTTTCCTACAAAAATTAACTTGATTGCAATAGCATACGGATATTTTGTCATTGAATTGTCTCTTTCTCTTTTGAAACCCTTTATAGACCTGTGTGAAAGATAGAGCTATACGGTCAGTTTTAGCAGCCAGAGAGGTACCAAGGCCTGTAGTGGAAAAAGCAGTGGATGAGGTCTTTGATTCTTGTTTCAACGATCATGAACCATTTCACAAAATACCCAGGAATAAATCTGACGCTAAAGCTGCATTCAGGGAGCGTTATCAATATGACCTTTAGCATCAGCTTCAGCTTCTGCTTTGGAATTTCCAGTCACGGGACAATGGACTGCATTTAGCTTGTGGGGCCATGGAGAGGTCACACTTGCTCGGCCTAGGTGATTCAATGGGGAAGTATTTCTACGAAATTTGTCACTTTTCTACAGAATCTGTGAGTCGGTGCTGGGTGGATGCTGTACTTTAGACCGTATACACACAGTCTTGTGTGTAGTGAGGCATTTAAGGCAGTACAGCTTAAGTCAAAAAAGGTCAATGACACTGAAAAGAAACTAATagcatgtgtgtgtgttatgtGTATACGCATAGGTGTGTGGTACCTTTCAGAttaaaagtttgaatacaatgaTTTACAGGAATGTCATTAACAAAGGAAATGAGATCAGAGAGTGACGCTCTTACAAGTCTACTCCAGACGAGTGGAACCTAACTTTATTTATTACATAAAACACCCTATGAAACAGAGGTGAATATTCTTGGTATATGTTGATCATGAATCTCAATACCAAAGGAAATATGACTGTGAAAGCTATGGACTCACATTTCACCACCAGGAAGTTGTACCacacatgaaaaaaatctgtaaactctgttacaaaatattgattaaaGAGACTTTTTTTAATGATAATTTTGGGCTAGTGTCTTTTAATTTCTATTTTAAGGAACTGAAATCATGGTGTTTTTGGTTTCTTGAATGTCACATTGCAATGACTCTCTGACATTTCGTCAGGAACGCAGGGAGGATCCATCGTTCATTCATGACTCGCCCACATACGCAATGTTACTATAGAGGGGTACAATGAACGACTGGAGTGTGACGTACATTACCTCAGTGCATGTATGGTATCAGTTACAGTCCAGTATTACATCATATTGCCCATTGATACACAGGCTGCCAAGCTTATTGGACAGTGCCTCACAGCATACaggtattcaataaataagggTATTCAATTAATTTGAGTTAAGGGTGTTAAAGAACAATCAACAACCTGGCAAACCTGGAGAATACAGAGGTAGTGCCACGTTGTAGTACAATTAACATTATCTTAGGGGGTTTTCATAGTTATTCACAATTATTGGCACCCCCAGACAGGCATTGATTTTTACCACAGGATGTGGTCCAGTGGTCTTCAGATGTGCCAACAACCCTGGACCGTTGTAGGTCCAATTACCAATTTGTCAGTAATATGCTTGTCTTAGGGGGCCTTTCTTCACAAAATAGAAACCTGCCACCTAGTTTGCTGTGTAATTTTCATACAACCCAACATATTTCAACCTCACTGGGTAGTGTGATAATATACACAGCATGCCATAAAGGAATTTCACTTGCTGAAGCAGACCTTCAACTGTATTCTGTTTGCCTGAAATATTACATGGATGTGTAAATTACAAATAGGAAGCTCACTAACAGGAGCTCTGTCATGTTAATCTCAAAGACCACACTTCCCACTTTCATTTCCCTGCCAGATCATGAACATTTAATGACTGTGACATTTCATAGAGGCAATATTACCTGAAATCAACAGAGGTCTTCCCTTTTGTTTGTACATTTCCATTTGACAAATTTCCAAGTACCGTAATATCgttatctttgataatttagTGCTGATGATCCTCGGAGAGTTTGCACTCGTTGATATCATGTGATATCATGTGAGTAATTCGAATAAGAAAATCCAGCTGAGTGGGAGGAAGTAACCAAAAACAATGGTTTTGAGGTGTGTGCCCTTCAAGCTGGgaatttatcatattttaccCAAGACTTCACAAAGAGGATTACGCAGACGGTCTTGCAAAACAGCACTACTTCATGGTCATCTGCTGAAAGTTGTGACTGAGTGGGTagaagtaaaacaaaaggtgatgGTGTCATCTCTCATCTGATGATGTCATTACTGCACGTGCTTCAGGATAGGAAGTCAACTTGTTTAATTAACGTAGCCTTAGCCGTGGCTGAGAGTAGACTGGGAAAAAAACGGAAACAATATAACTGGCATCAGTAATGTTTTGTTGACATGGGAAGTACGGCATGTGCATTGTGACACCCTTGATTCGTTTATTATGCCGAAGAATCAGCCCCTTGCTTAAACAGAAGTCCAATAGAGGTGTGGTTAACTTTGTAGCGGCTGAATTTGATGTGAATTTTTAACTGACACCCTAACATACCATTCTGTCAGCGATGTAACCATGAGCAGAAAGAAACCAAGAACACTTCAAGTTCTGCAAAAACCCCGGGTACTTTCATTTGGTTCCACGTCAGTTTTTACAGTGGCGCGAGGTACAAAGTGTTTGATATCAACAACCACTTGGACTTTGCGAATCTGACGTCAACTAGTCAGGTCACAAGGACGTCCTATAGTGGTGACACAGCAAATTCTAATACTGTTAATGTGCAAAGTTCAATGTACACTGATAAGTTATGTACGTCAGTCACCAGGCTACAAAAACATTGCTCCCAATACATTCACATCTCCAAAAATAGGTCCTGTTATTAAAGTATCTCAGGATTTTTATCAGTGATTCCAAAACCTTTAACAACGATGCTTAAATAACATTGCTACATTGTATTGTTTGATGTCCAGATAATTTAATACCATAAAAAGCATATGATTTCTTTAAATGCGCATGTGCACTTACATATGAAACAGAGataaattattgcaaaaaataatAGACATATGACATTTCTTATTCCCAAAGTCTACTATTAATACACGTGTTCCAACATTGAATTACATTTCCATCATATTACAACAGCAATCACGGGTGCTGACAATACATACACAAAACCCATTGGTACTACTAGTATTTCCGATTATTAAACTTGTGCACAATCATCAAACTCTGCTTGACAATGGAAGTGAAACAAAACAACTGGAACAAACTATTTATAGAAGTTAATTTACATTTAACAGAAGTTTTCTTCTCGTCATGCTGAACATCCCCTATGGTGGGT encodes:
- the LOC139135664 gene encoding mitochondrial inner membrane protease ATP23 homolog, with protein sequence MAAPKETRAADVADHDSASVPFGEGDFVLSKDENKSEEYFKEHGSRSQVDTSNYGKFLGVLGTRHFKCMSRMSHSCSFNPHVKLLLEALKENGCEAFQDRHFSCEQCSTVVSGGFDSESSQIVLCQNNIQTQAGMDRVLTHELIHAFDHCRAKVNWNDVRHLACSEIRAANLSGECSFVMEHVGRFHRMQYGFMKHHQTCVKDRAIRSVLAAREVPRPVVEKAVDEVFDSCFNDHEPFHKIPRNKSDAKAAFRERYQYDL